A genome region from Haliotis asinina isolate JCU_RB_2024 chromosome 11, JCU_Hal_asi_v2, whole genome shotgun sequence includes the following:
- the LOC137255430 gene encoding uncharacterized protein, protein MKKTCFFILCVSSMLCFICFLQMKYLILNHVFKDSGMNNSEKNLTRQATPIFGRTVQHEETFQPDQFGVVQDVVHPMDVLVDKYIIYECNCSHCGGLADRQKGIITSYLVSQMLKRNFGLFMRTPCEFSKFVIPNLVEWRIEEAKLKGRSQETIRAINSILLAREMVNTNLETMYDKDVTFYTGNIDYVPSLMKNLLFSSVKWAQNKSLHDIYRTAFSQLFRFARKTQAKFDSFNAEAERASKQLICAHLRMGKSKTIPRDAPKTAYRPDLKSVVLFLKKQVQMAGSCRVFVATDSDEARVKFKRAFPEHFIEIKGQIVHIDHLKKGVDACSGMEKAILDEYILSTCDTLIMSKSGFSRMAAIVRGSDKSLFFATQKNITRCVRLDPSPNKNNFVSGHREPN, encoded by the coding sequence ATGAAGAAAACTTGTTTCTTTATCCTCTGCGTATCATCGATGCTGTGCTTCATCTGTTTCTTACAGATGAAATATCTTATTCTCAACCACGTCTTCAAAGATTCTGGGATGAATAATTCAGAAAAGAACCTCACGCGTCAGGCTACACCGATTTTTGGCCGAACTGTTCAGCATGAGGAGACATTTCAACCAGATCAGTTTGGTGTCGTGCAGGATGTTGTACACCCAATGGATGTGTTGGTTGataaatacataatttatgAATGTAATTGTTCTCACTGCGGTGGTCTGGCAGACAGGCAGAAAGGTATCATTACATCCTATTTAGTCTCACAGATGTTGAAACGGAACTTTGGATTATTCATGAGAACCCCCTGtgagttttcaaaatttgtcATTCCAAATCTGGTGGAATGGCGGATTGAAGAGGCAAAGCTTAAGGGTCGTAGTCAAGAAACTATAAGAGCCATAAATAGCATACTGCTTGCTAGAGAAATGGTAAACACCAATCTGGAAACGATGTATGACAAGGACGTCACTTTCTACACAGGAAATATAGATTACGTTCCAAGTCTAATGAAGAACCTTCTGTTTTCTTCAGTGAAATGGGCACAGAACAAAAGTCTCCATGATATCTACAGAACTGCATTTTCACAGCTCTTCCGCTTTGCACGCAAAACACAGGCAAAGTTCGATTCCTTCAACGCTGAAGCAGAGAGAGCATCTAAACAGTTAATTTGTGCACATCTACGGATGGGGAAGTCTAAAACAATACCCCGTGATGCTCCTAAAACCGCTTATCGGCCTGATCTGAAATCAGTTGTCCTGTTCTTGAAGAAACAAGTGCAGATGGCTGGTTCGTGTAGAGTGTTCGTCGCAACAGACTCAGATGAGGCCAGAGTTAAGTTCAAACGAGCATTCCCTGAACACTTCATCGAAATTAAAGGCCAGATAGTTCACATCGACCACCTCAAAAAAGGGGTTGATGCTTGTTCTGGCATGGAGAAAGCTATTTTAGATGAGTATATACTCTCAACGTGTGACACACTGATAATGTCGAAAAGTGGTTTCAGCCGAATGGCTGCCATCGTGAGGGGATCTGATAAGAGTCTATTCTTTGCTACCCAGAAGAACATAACACGATGTGTACGATTAGACCCATCACCCAACAAAAATAATTTCGTTTCCGGACACCGGGAacctaactga